The following are encoded in a window of Ricinus communis isolate WT05 ecotype wild-type chromosome 4, ASM1957865v1, whole genome shotgun sequence genomic DNA:
- the LOC125369897 gene encoding uncharacterized protein LOC125369897 yields MPKYAKFLKDILSRKRKLEEVAYVQLNKECSAVFQSKLPEKHHDPGSFTIPCTLGILCVDDALADLGDSINVMPTSLFNKLGLGEAKSTRMCIQLADRSVKLPRGIVENVLVKEDKFIFPMDFVVMDMDNEHGVPLILGRPFLATARAKIDVFEGKLELNIGDDCVTFSLPPFDSSPTDHVHVICSVDGIGPACNK; encoded by the coding sequence atgccgaagtatgccaagttcttaaaggacatacttagcagaaaaaggaagttggaggaggtaGCCTATGTTCAGCTTAACAAAGAGTGCTCAGcagtgtttcagagcaagttgccagagaaacatcacgatccagggagtttcactattccttgcactttaggtattttgtgtgttgatgatgcattagctgatttgggggatagcataaatgtcatgcccactagtttgttcaataagctaggtttgggggaggcaaaatccactaggatgtgcattcaattagctgaccgttctgttaagcttcctagggggATTGTGGAGAATGTGCTAGTCAAGGaagataagttcatatttcctatggactttgtggttatggatatggataatgagcatggtgtaccgttgattttggggagacctttccttgccacagctagagctaaaatagacgtatttgagggaaagttagaacttaatataggggatgactgtgttacttttagtttacccccATTTGATAGTTCTCCTACCGACCATGTTCATGTCATTTGTAGTGTTGATGGAATTGGTCCTGCATGTAATAAGTAA
- the LOC125369821 gene encoding uncharacterized protein LOC125369821 — translation MVDAAAGGALNSKMPEQAQNLIEEMAMNNYQWQSSMSRPGRQEVVDQVDSTAALAAQVELLTKKIKQLQMPVHAANVGCEFCSAPHYSANCTVGGSRTTLTTTHTTLGGAIIPTSVGGTIMLKVHLVFRDFIATAM, via the exons atggtggatgctgcagcaggtggggcactaaacagtaagatgcccgagcaggctcagaatttgatagaggaaatggccatgaacaattatcagtggcaatcctctatgagccgaccaggaagacaagAAGTGGTCGACCAAGTAGATTccacagcagccttggcagctcaggtggagcttctGACCAAGAAGATTAAACAACTCCAGATGCCAGTTCATGCAGCGAATGTTGGCTGCGAGTTTTGTAGTGCCCCACACTACAGTGCGAACTGTACTgtgggag gtaGCAGAACGACCCTTACAAcaacacatacaaccctgggtggcgcaatcatcccaacttcagttggaggaacaataatgcttAAGGTCCACCTGGTTTTCAGAGACTTCATCGCGACCGCGATGTGA